From a single Thermus hydrothermalis genomic region:
- the gltX gene encoding glutamate--tRNA ligase, translating to MVVTRIAPSPTGDPHVGTAYIALFNYAWARKNGGRFLVRIEDTDRARYVPGAEERILAALKWLGITYDEGPDIGGPHGPYRQSERLPLYRQYAEELLRRGFAYRAFETPEELERIRKEKGGYDGRARNIPPEEAEERARRGEPHVIRLKVPRPGTTEVKDELRGVVVYDNQEIPDVVLLKSDGYPTYHLANVVDDHLMGVTDVIRAEEWLVSTPIHVLLYRAFGWEVPKFYHMPLLRNPDKTKISKRKSHTSLEWYKGEGFLPEALRNYLCLMGFSMPDGREIFTLEEFIEAFSWERVSLGGPVFDLEKLRWMNGKYIREVLPLEAVAERVKPFLREAGLSWPDEAYLQRAVALMRPRFDTLKEFPEKARYLFTEDYPFAEKALAKLKEGLPLLEELFPALKAQEDWSETALENLLRGFAEARGLKLGQVAQPLRAAVTGSLETPGLFEILALLGKERVLRRLERALAHS from the coding sequence ATGGTGGTGACCCGCATCGCTCCGAGCCCCACGGGGGACCCCCACGTGGGCACGGCCTACATCGCCCTCTTCAACTACGCCTGGGCCCGCAAAAACGGGGGGCGTTTCCTGGTGCGCATTGAGGACACGGACCGCGCCCGCTATGTGCCGGGCGCGGAGGAAAGGATCCTGGCCGCCCTGAAGTGGCTCGGTATCACCTACGACGAGGGTCCGGACATCGGTGGCCCCCACGGGCCCTACCGCCAGTCGGAAAGGCTTCCCCTCTACCGGCAGTACGCCGAGGAGCTCCTAAGGCGCGGCTTTGCCTACCGGGCCTTTGAAACCCCCGAGGAGCTTGAAAGGATCCGCAAGGAAAAAGGAGGCTACGACGGCCGGGCCCGGAACATTCCCCCGGAAGAGGCGGAGGAGCGGGCCCGGCGGGGCGAACCCCACGTGATCCGGCTCAAGGTCCCCCGCCCCGGGACCACGGAGGTCAAGGACGAGCTCCGGGGGGTGGTGGTCTACGACAACCAGGAGATCCCCGACGTGGTCCTCCTGAAGTCCGACGGCTACCCCACCTACCACCTGGCCAACGTGGTGGACGACCACCTCATGGGGGTCACGGACGTGATCCGGGCGGAGGAGTGGCTCGTCTCCACCCCCATCCACGTCCTCCTCTACCGGGCCTTTGGCTGGGAGGTGCCCAAGTTCTACCACATGCCCCTCCTGCGCAACCCCGACAAGACCAAGATCAGCAAGCGGAAAAGCCACACCTCCTTGGAGTGGTACAAAGGGGAAGGCTTCCTGCCCGAGGCCCTGAGGAACTACCTCTGCCTCATGGGCTTCTCCATGCCGGATGGGCGGGAGATCTTCACCCTGGAGGAGTTCATAGAGGCCTTCAGCTGGGAGCGGGTATCCCTGGGGGGGCCGGTCTTTGACCTGGAAAAGCTCAGGTGGATGAACGGGAAGTACATCCGGGAGGTCCTCCCCCTGGAAGCGGTGGCCGAGCGGGTGAAGCCCTTTTTGAGGGAGGCGGGGCTTTCCTGGCCCGACGAGGCCTACCTGCAAAGGGCCGTAGCCCTCATGCGCCCCCGGTTTGACACCCTGAAGGAGTTCCCCGAGAAGGCCCGCTACCTCTTCACCGAGGACTACCCCTTTGCGGAAAAAGCCCTCGCCAAGCTAAAGGAGGGCCTTCCCCTTCTTGAAGAGCTTTTCCCCGCCCTGAAGGCCCAGGAGGACTGGAGCGAAACCGCCCTGGAAAACCTCCTCAGGGGGTTCGCCGAGGCAAGGGGCCTAAAGCTCGGCCAGGTGGCCCAACCCCTCCGGGCCGCCGTCACGGGAAGCCTGGAAACCCCGGGGCTTTTTGAGATCCTCGCCCTTCTGGGCAAGGAGCGGGTCCTCAGGCGGCTGGAGCGGGCGCTGGCCCATTCGTGA
- the ftsY gene encoding signal recognition particle-docking protein FtsY, which yields MGFFDRLKAGLAKTRETLLKAVPWGGNPEEVLEELEMALLAADVGVAATEELLAELKASGRKDLKEAVKEKLVQMLEPDERRATLRKLGFRPQSLKPVEPRGHVVMVVGVNGVGKTTTIAKLGRYYQALGKKVMFCAGDTFRAAGATQLAEWGKRLGIPVIQGPEGADPAALAFDAAKARQARGFDLLFVDTAGRLHTKHNLMEELKKVKRAIAKAEPGEPGEVWLVLDAVTGQNGLEQAKRFHEAVGLTGVIVTKLDGTAKGGVLVPIVRTLRVPIRFIGVGEGPEDLQPFDAEAFVEALLEA from the coding sequence ATGGGTTTCTTTGACCGCCTCAAGGCCGGGCTGGCCAAGACCCGGGAAACCCTCCTCAAGGCCGTCCCTTGGGGCGGCAACCCCGAGGAGGTCCTGGAGGAGTTGGAAATGGCCCTCCTCGCCGCCGACGTGGGGGTGGCGGCCACGGAGGAGCTTTTGGCGGAGCTAAAGGCCTCCGGGAGAAAGGACCTGAAGGAAGCGGTGAAGGAAAAGCTCGTCCAGATGCTGGAGCCGGACGAGCGCCGGGCGACCTTGCGCAAGCTGGGCTTCCGCCCGCAAAGCTTAAAACCGGTGGAGCCCCGGGGGCACGTGGTGATGGTGGTGGGGGTGAACGGGGTGGGCAAGACCACCACCATCGCCAAGCTGGGCCGCTACTACCAGGCCTTGGGCAAGAAGGTGATGTTCTGCGCCGGGGACACCTTCCGCGCCGCCGGGGCCACGCAGCTCGCCGAGTGGGGCAAGCGCCTGGGTATCCCCGTGATCCAAGGGCCCGAAGGGGCGGACCCCGCCGCCCTGGCCTTTGACGCCGCCAAGGCCCGCCAGGCCCGGGGCTTTGACCTCCTCTTTGTGGACACCGCCGGCCGCCTGCACACCAAGCACAACCTGATGGAGGAGCTCAAGAAGGTGAAGCGGGCCATCGCCAAGGCCGAGCCCGGGGAGCCCGGGGAGGTCTGGCTGGTGCTGGATGCGGTCACGGGGCAAAACGGCCTGGAGCAGGCCAAGCGCTTCCACGAGGCGGTGGGCCTCACGGGGGTCATCGTCACCAAGCTGGACGGCACCGCCAAGGGTGGGGTCTTGGTGCCCATCGTGCGCACCCTGAGGGTGCCCATCCGGTTCATCGGGGTGGGGGAAGGCCCGGAGGACCTCCAGCCCTTTGACGCCGAGGCCTTCGTGGAGGCCCTCCTCGAGGCCTAA
- a CDS encoding DUF5522 domain-containing protein, with translation MKDEEKALREGEDFYWEGDRVVFTEAYHRKRGYCCGSGCRHCPWRPKEEEG, from the coding sequence GTGAAGGACGAGGAAAAGGCTTTGCGGGAGGGGGAGGACTTCTACTGGGAGGGGGACCGGGTGGTTTTCACGGAGGCCTACCACCGCAAGCGGGGCTACTGCTGCGGCTCGGGGTGCCGCCACTGCCCCTGGCGGCCTAAGGAAGAGGAGGGCTAG
- a CDS encoding disulfide bond formation protein B, translated as MKRGPLLLGFAWVVALVATLGSLYYSEVRLFLPCELCWYQRIFMYPQAVLLGLALWRQDLGVWPYSLALSLIGGSISTLHLLEQRFPNLFTLACKPPVPCSVEYIPQFPIPLQALLAFLLIALSMGLLAREARR; from the coding sequence ATGAAGCGCGGCCCTCTCCTCCTCGGTTTCGCCTGGGTGGTGGCCCTGGTGGCCACCTTGGGTAGCCTCTACTACTCCGAGGTGCGGCTTTTCCTCCCCTGCGAGCTCTGCTGGTACCAGCGGATCTTCATGTACCCGCAGGCGGTGCTCTTGGGGCTCGCCCTCTGGCGGCAGGACCTTGGGGTGTGGCCCTATAGCCTCGCCCTCTCCCTCATCGGGGGAAGCATCAGCACCTTGCACCTCCTAGAGCAAAGGTTCCCCAACCTCTTCACCCTCGCCTGCAAGCCCCCCGTGCCCTGCTCGGTGGAGTACATCCCCCAGTTCCCCATCCCCTTGCAAGCCCTCCTCGCCTTCCTCCTCATCGCCCTGAGCATGGGGCTTTTGGCCCGGGAGGCTAGGCGCTAG
- a CDS encoding chromosome segregation protein ScpA → MIRLEFPGFSGSPWELREALRRGRLSPKDLPVLWVVEQALAQVPEELKARAELLPLLAELLVLKLAPEKALVPKEEGEEAPLVRVLLDLSEAVAFLEGRLARRARLYPAAPPPVPRPSLRLPPRVLAEAARPFRKAVLHLPREAFGLEEAWARLVPYLRGRVAFHRLPFPSWAEKAVGFAALLEACRLGRVRLYQEAPFAPLYVEVEEALERRLA, encoded by the coding sequence GTGATCCGCTTGGAGTTTCCGGGCTTTTCCGGGTCTCCCTGGGAGCTTAGGGAGGCCCTCCGGCGGGGCCGGCTTTCCCCGAAGGACCTCCCCGTCCTTTGGGTGGTGGAGCAGGCCCTTGCCCAGGTGCCCGAGGAGCTTAAGGCGAGGGCGGAGCTTCTCCCCCTCTTGGCCGAGCTCCTCGTGCTCAAGCTGGCCCCGGAAAAGGCCCTGGTGCCCAAGGAGGAAGGGGAGGAGGCCCCCTTGGTGCGGGTCCTTTTGGACCTTTCCGAGGCCGTGGCCTTTTTGGAAGGGCGCTTGGCCAGGCGGGCCAGGCTTTACCCTGCGGCGCCCCCACCCGTGCCTAGGCCCTCCCTTCGGCTGCCCCCAAGGGTCCTGGCCGAGGCGGCCCGCCCCTTCCGGAAGGCGGTGCTCCACCTGCCCCGGGAGGCCTTTGGCCTCGAGGAGGCCTGGGCCAGGCTGGTGCCCTACCTGAGGGGGCGGGTGGCCTTCCACCGCCTGCCCTTTCCCTCTTGGGCGGAAAAGGCGGTGGGCTTTGCCGCCCTCCTGGAGGCCTGCCGTCTGGGGCGGGTGCGGCTATACCAAGAGGCCCCCTTTGCCCCCCTTTACGTGGAGGTGGAGGAGGCCCTGGAGCGGCGCTTAGCCTAG
- the trpS gene encoding tryptophan--tRNA ligase — protein MRRVLSGIQPSGEIHIGNYLGAIKQWVALGEKLGREAFFCIVDYHALTNPLAYDPSTLARRTFEAALVNIAAGLNPEKVTLFVQSHVPEHTELSWVFTTLTPLGDLTRMTQFKDKASKQETIWSGLLMYPVLQAADILIYKADTVPVGEDQVQHIELTREIARRFNHLFGETFPEPEALLNPEAPRVPGIDGKAKMSKSLGNTIGLLEPEESIWQKIQHLPDDPQRIRLSDPGDPERTIVFTYLSYFAPKELVEALKEEYRKAGVGTYVVKRILFEEMMKTLRPIRERAEALKRDPDYVMDALLEGAKRARAVAAATMEEVREKVGLLLPRKRPVLA, from the coding sequence ATGCGACGGGTGCTCTCCGGCATCCAGCCCTCGGGGGAGATCCACATCGGGAACTACCTGGGGGCCATCAAGCAGTGGGTGGCCCTGGGGGAGAAGCTGGGCAGGGAGGCTTTTTTCTGCATCGTGGACTACCACGCCCTCACCAACCCCTTGGCCTACGACCCCTCAACCCTGGCCCGCCGCACCTTTGAGGCGGCGCTCGTCAACATCGCCGCTGGGCTCAATCCGGAAAAGGTCACCCTCTTCGTCCAGTCCCACGTGCCCGAGCACACGGAGCTTTCCTGGGTCTTCACCACCCTAACCCCCTTGGGGGACCTGACCCGCATGACCCAGTTCAAGGACAAGGCCAGCAAGCAGGAGACCATCTGGTCTGGCCTCCTCATGTACCCCGTCCTGCAGGCGGCGGACATCCTCATCTACAAGGCGGATACCGTGCCCGTGGGGGAGGACCAGGTGCAACACATTGAGCTCACCCGGGAGATCGCCCGCCGCTTCAACCACCTCTTCGGGGAAACCTTTCCCGAGCCCGAGGCCCTTCTCAACCCGGAGGCCCCTAGGGTGCCGGGCATTGACGGCAAGGCCAAGATGAGCAAGTCCCTGGGGAACACCATCGGCCTTTTGGAGCCCGAGGAGAGCATCTGGCAGAAGATCCAGCACCTGCCCGACGACCCCCAGCGGATCCGGCTTTCCGACCCCGGGGACCCTGAGCGGACCATCGTCTTCACCTACCTTTCCTATTTCGCCCCCAAGGAGCTGGTGGAGGCGCTTAAGGAGGAGTACCGCAAGGCGGGGGTGGGCACGTACGTGGTGAAGCGCATCCTCTTTGAGGAGATGATGAAGACCTTAAGGCCCATCCGGGAGCGGGCCGAAGCCCTCAAGCGGGACCCCGACTACGTGATGGACGCCCTTTTGGAAGGGGCGAAGCGGGCGAGGGCGGTGGCGGCGGCCACCATGGAAGAGGTGCGGGAGAAGGTGGGCCTCCTCCTGCCCAGGAAGCGGCCGGTCCTGGCGTGA
- the leuC gene encoding 3-isopropylmalate dehydratase large subunit, translating into MGKTLYEKVWEAHEVRKLRNGQSQLFIDLHLLHEVTSPQAFGMLKDLGLKVRYPHRTFATVDHIVPTHDRTEPFQDPLAQSMLDALRQNTQEHGITFFDLGSGNQGIVHVIGPQLGLTQPGMTIACGDSHTSTHGAFGAVAFGIGTSQVRDVLATQTIAAQKLKVRRINVEGRLAPGVYAKDVILHIIRHLGVKGGLGYAYEYGGSTVEAMDMESRMTLCNMSIEGGARIGYVNPDETTFRYLEGRPYAPKGAEWEEAKRRWLSFRSDPDAPYDDVVTFRAEEIAPTVTWGINPGQAIPIDGRIPFLEELPEEERPVAEEALAYMGFRPGQPIKGVPIQVAFIGSCTNARLSDLREVARYLKGHKVKKGVRALVVPGSEWVAKRAEEEGIAEVFREAGFEWRNPGCSMCLAMNPDRLEGDELAASSSNRNYKGRMGSPRGRTVLMSPLMVAAAAVAGEIADAREVFGVVGAR; encoded by the coding sequence ATGGGGAAGACGCTTTACGAGAAGGTTTGGGAGGCCCACGAGGTGCGGAAGCTCAGAAACGGGCAAAGCCAGCTTTTCATAGACCTGCACCTCCTCCACGAGGTCACGAGTCCCCAGGCCTTCGGGATGCTCAAGGACCTGGGCCTCAAGGTGCGCTACCCCCACCGCACCTTCGCCACCGTGGACCACATCGTCCCCACCCACGACCGCACCGAGCCCTTCCAAGACCCCCTGGCCCAGAGCATGCTGGACGCCCTTAGGCAGAACACCCAGGAGCACGGCATCACCTTCTTTGACCTGGGGAGCGGCAACCAAGGCATCGTCCACGTCATTGGGCCCCAGCTCGGCCTCACCCAGCCTGGGATGACCATCGCCTGCGGCGACTCCCACACCTCCACCCACGGGGCCTTTGGGGCCGTGGCCTTCGGCATCGGTACGAGCCAGGTGCGGGACGTCCTCGCCACCCAGACCATCGCCGCCCAGAAGCTCAAGGTGCGGCGGATCAACGTGGAGGGGAGGCTCGCCCCTGGAGTCTACGCCAAGGACGTGATCCTCCACATCATCCGCCACCTGGGGGTGAAAGGTGGCCTCGGCTACGCTTATGAATACGGGGGGAGCACGGTGGAGGCCATGGACATGGAAAGCCGCATGACGCTTTGCAACATGTCCATTGAGGGCGGGGCCCGCATCGGCTACGTGAACCCCGACGAGACCACCTTCCGCTACCTCGAGGGCCGCCCCTACGCCCCCAAGGGGGCCGAGTGGGAGGAGGCCAAAAGGCGGTGGCTTTCCTTCCGCTCCGACCCCGACGCTCCTTACGACGACGTGGTCACCTTCCGCGCCGAGGAGATCGCTCCCACGGTAACCTGGGGCATCAACCCCGGCCAGGCCATCCCCATTGACGGCCGCATCCCCTTCCTGGAGGAGCTTCCCGAGGAGGAAAGGCCCGTGGCCGAGGAGGCCCTGGCCTACATGGGCTTTAGGCCGGGGCAGCCCATCAAGGGGGTGCCCATCCAGGTGGCCTTCATCGGAAGCTGCACCAACGCCCGGCTTTCCGACCTCCGGGAGGTGGCCCGCTACCTCAAGGGGCACAAGGTCAAGAAGGGAGTGCGGGCCCTGGTGGTGCCGGGCTCGGAGTGGGTGGCGAAGCGGGCCGAGGAGGAGGGCATCGCCGAGGTCTTCCGCGAGGCGGGGTTTGAGTGGCGCAACCCAGGCTGCTCCATGTGCCTGGCCATGAACCCGGACCGCCTCGAGGGGGATGAGCTCGCCGCCTCCAGCTCCAACCGCAACTACAAGGGGCGCATGGGAAGTCCCAGGGGGCGCACCGTGCTCATGAGCCCCCTGATGGTGGCGGCGGCAGCGGTGGCGGGAGAGATCGCCGATGCCCGGGAGGTCTTCGGCGTGGTGGGCGCGCGCTAA
- the leuD gene encoding 3-isopropylmalate dehydratase small subunit, whose product MLEKFTVIRGRAVPLRGEDIDTDRIIPARFMKALTFEGLGQYLFYDERFDEQGNPKPHPLNDPRYQGASILLVESGFGSGSSREHAPQAIKRAGFKAIIGESFAEIFFGNATAIGLPCVALAPEDLAVLFQMVEANPEVEVEIDLVQKEVRFGNRVAPLFLREEAREALVQGLWDPIGELLEAGELLDAFDRKLPYPRRAE is encoded by the coding sequence ATGTTGGAGAAGTTCACGGTCATCCGGGGAAGGGCGGTGCCCCTCAGGGGCGAGGACATAGACACGGACCGGATCATTCCGGCCCGCTTCATGAAGGCCCTCACCTTTGAGGGCTTGGGCCAGTACCTCTTCTACGACGAGCGCTTTGACGAGCAGGGCAACCCCAAACCCCACCCCCTGAACGACCCCCGCTACCAAGGGGCCAGCATCCTCCTGGTGGAGTCGGGCTTCGGCTCCGGAAGCAGCCGGGAGCACGCCCCCCAGGCCATCAAGCGGGCGGGGTTCAAGGCCATCATCGGGGAGAGTTTCGCCGAGATCTTCTTCGGCAACGCCACGGCCATCGGCCTGCCCTGCGTGGCCCTGGCCCCCGAGGACCTGGCCGTGCTCTTCCAGATGGTGGAGGCCAACCCCGAGGTGGAGGTGGAGATTGACCTGGTGCAAAAGGAGGTGCGCTTCGGGAACCGGGTAGCCCCCCTCTTCCTCCGGGAGGAGGCTCGGGAGGCCCTCGTCCAGGGCCTTTGGGACCCCATCGGGGAGCTTTTAGAGGCCGGGGAGCTTTTGGACGCCTTTGACCGCAAGCTCCCCTACCCGAGGAGGGCGGAATGA
- the leuB gene encoding 3-isopropylmalate dehydrogenase, protein MRVAVLPGDGIGPEVTEAALKVLQALDQAHGLGLTYEVFPFGGAAIDQYGEPFPEATRRGVEGAEAVLLGSVGGPKWDNLPRKIRPETGLLALRKSQDLFANLRPAKVFPGLERLSPLKEEVARGVDVLIVRELTGGIYFGEPRGMSEAEAWNTERYSKPEVERVAKVAFEAARKRRKHVTSVDKANVLEVGEFWRKTVEEVHKGYPEVALEHQYVDAMAMHLVRSPARFDVVVTGNIFGDILSDLASVLPGSLGLLPSASLGRGVPVFEPVHGSAPDIAGKGIANPTAAILSAAMMLEHAFGLVELARMVEKAVAQALVETPPPDLGGTAGTQAFTEAVLRLLQ, encoded by the coding sequence ATGAGGGTGGCGGTCCTCCCCGGGGACGGCATCGGCCCCGAGGTGACCGAGGCCGCCCTGAAAGTGCTCCAGGCCCTGGACCAGGCCCACGGCCTAGGCCTCACCTACGAGGTCTTTCCCTTTGGCGGAGCCGCCATAGACCAGTACGGGGAGCCCTTCCCCGAGGCGACCCGGCGGGGCGTGGAGGGGGCCGAGGCGGTGCTTTTGGGAAGCGTGGGCGGACCCAAATGGGACAACCTCCCCCGCAAAATCCGCCCGGAAACGGGGCTTTTAGCCCTAAGGAAAAGCCAAGACCTCTTCGCCAACCTCCGCCCCGCCAAGGTCTTCCCCGGCCTGGAGCGCCTCTCCCCCCTCAAGGAGGAAGTCGCCCGGGGGGTGGACGTCCTCATCGTCCGGGAGCTCACCGGGGGGATCTACTTCGGGGAGCCCCGGGGCATGTCCGAGGCGGAGGCCTGGAACACGGAGCGCTACAGCAAGCCCGAGGTGGAGCGGGTGGCCAAGGTGGCCTTTGAGGCGGCGAGGAAGCGGAGGAAGCACGTCACCAGCGTGGACAAGGCCAACGTCCTCGAGGTGGGGGAGTTCTGGCGCAAGACCGTGGAAGAGGTCCACAAGGGCTACCCCGAGGTGGCCTTGGAGCACCAGTACGTGGACGCCATGGCCATGCACCTGGTGCGTAGCCCCGCCCGCTTTGACGTGGTGGTCACGGGGAACATCTTCGGGGACATCCTCTCCGACCTGGCGAGCGTCCTCCCCGGCTCCCTGGGCCTCCTCCCCTCCGCCTCCCTGGGCCGGGGGGTGCCCGTCTTTGAACCCGTGCACGGCTCCGCCCCGGACATCGCCGGCAAGGGCATCGCCAACCCCACCGCCGCCATCCTCTCCGCCGCCATGATGCTGGAGCACGCCTTCGGCCTGGTGGAGCTTGCCCGCATGGTGGAAAAGGCGGTGGCCCAGGCCCTGGTGGAAACCCCTCCCCCCGACCTGGGGGGCACCGCTGGGACCCAGGCCTTCACGGAAGCGGTGCTCCGCCTTCTACAATGA
- a CDS encoding Uma2 family endonuclease — MVRHRFNVEDFHRMQEVGILPEDARVELVQGEILEMSPVGKRHMAALKRLMDKLFPLQQARKALLQIQDPLRLFPDTEVQPDLVLLRFREDFYGERVPETQDALLVIEVAETSLDYDLRVKVPLYAKAGVPEVWVLDLTRDRLHRYSEPQGGAYRFQQVLEEGTLEVLGLSFPLKEVLP; from the coding sequence ATGGTCCGCCACCGCTTTAATGTTGAGGACTTCCACCGGATGCAGGAGGTGGGCATCCTCCCCGAGGACGCCCGGGTGGAGCTGGTGCAGGGGGAGATCCTGGAGATGAGCCCGGTGGGGAAGCGGCATATGGCCGCACTCAAGCGGCTTATGGACAAGCTTTTCCCCTTACAACAAGCCCGCAAAGCCCTTCTGCAGATCCAAGACCCTTTGCGGCTTTTCCCTGACACCGAAGTCCAGCCAGACTTGGTTCTGCTCCGCTTCCGCGAGGATTTTTATGGGGAAAGGGTGCCCGAAACCCAAGATGCCCTCTTGGTCATAGAGGTGGCGGAAACCTCCCTGGACTACGACCTCCGGGTAAAGGTCCCCCTCTACGCCAAAGCAGGGGTGCCCGAGGTCTGGGTACTGGACCTAACCCGGGACCGGCTCCACCGCTATAGCGAGCCCCAGGGCGGGGCCTACCGGTTCCAACAGGTCCTGGAAGAGGGCACGCTGGAAGTCCTTGGCCTCTCCTTCCCCCTCAAGGAGGTCCTCCCATGA
- a CDS encoding Uma2 family endonuclease yields the protein MTRHRISLEEFHRRVEAGVFPEDLRLELVEGDLVEMRPIGPRCAAIVRRLTSPLAPLVLEGKALLSGQNPLVVKVADTSLRYDLSTQLHLYAQGGVPEAWVVDLEGQRILVHRHPQGASYGEVETLGPGKRLSFLGVEIPTEELL from the coding sequence ATGACCCGTCACCGGATTTCCCTGGAAGAGTTCCATCGGAGGGTGGAGGCGGGAGTTTTCCCCGAGGACCTACGGCTTGAGCTGGTGGAAGGGGATCTGGTGGAGATGCGCCCTATCGGTCCTAGGTGCGCCGCCATCGTCCGCAGGTTAACAAGCCCCTTGGCCCCCTTGGTCCTAGAAGGGAAAGCCCTGCTCTCCGGGCAAAACCCTCTGGTGGTGAAGGTGGCCGACACCTCGTTGCGCTACGACCTCTCCACCCAGCTCCACCTCTACGCCCAAGGGGGTGTGCCCGAGGCCTGGGTGGTGGACCTCGAGGGCCAAAGGATTTTGGTCCACCGCCACCCCCAAGGGGCCTCCTACGGGGAAGTGGAAACCCTGGGCCCGGGCAAGCGGCTCTCCTTCCTCGGCGTGGAAATCCCCACGGAGGAACTCCTATGA
- a CDS encoding SDR family NAD(P)-dependent oxidoreductase yields the protein MRKTLILTGASRGIGRALALELAKAGYDLVLNARSEAPLRAVAEEARALGARVAHVAGSAGKAEVAEVLVEKAEGLGNFLGYIHNAGVLHPGPLLYEMAEALFMEVLEANLLAGYQLARFAYPLLRRRGEGLAVYVGSGAAETNLPGIGAYAVAKAAEEHLARQLAAEVPEVACFVFRPGVVETEMQRQAREAQGSAAPVLQRVFRGYKEEGLLLTPEEAAKALVRLLPKARQYHGKTASWRDA from the coding sequence ATGAGAAAAACCCTCATCCTCACCGGGGCGAGCCGGGGCATCGGCAGGGCCCTCGCCCTGGAGCTCGCCAAGGCGGGCTACGACCTGGTCCTGAACGCCCGCTCGGAAGCCCCGCTAAGGGCGGTGGCGGAGGAGGCCCGGGCCCTGGGGGCCAGGGTGGCCCACGTGGCGGGGAGCGCCGGCAAGGCCGAGGTGGCCGAGGTCCTGGTGGAAAAAGCGGAAGGCCTAGGCAACTTCCTCGGCTACATCCACAACGCCGGGGTCCTGCACCCGGGGCCCTTGCTCTACGAGATGGCGGAGGCGCTCTTTATGGAGGTCCTCGAGGCCAACCTCCTCGCCGGCTACCAGCTCGCCCGCTTCGCCTACCCCCTCCTGCGGAGGCGGGGGGAGGGGCTTGCGGTGTACGTGGGCTCGGGGGCGGCGGAAACGAACCTCCCCGGCATCGGCGCCTACGCCGTGGCCAAGGCGGCGGAGGAGCACCTGGCGCGGCAGTTGGCCGCGGAGGTGCCCGAGGTCGCCTGCTTTGTCTTCCGGCCCGGGGTGGTGGAAACGGAGATGCAACGCCAGGCCCGGGAGGCCCAAGGAAGCGCCGCTCCCGTGCTCCAGCGGGTCTTTAGAGGCTACAAGGAAGAAGGCCTTCTCCTCACGCCGGAGGAGGCGGCCAAGGCCCTGGTGCGCCTCCTTCCCAAGGCCAGGCAGTACCACGGCAAGACCGCCAGTTGGAGGGACGCATGA